The Vespula pensylvanica isolate Volc-1 chromosome 5, ASM1446617v1, whole genome shotgun sequence genome includes a window with the following:
- the LOC122629080 gene encoding histone deacetylase 4 isoform X4, with amino-acid sequence MALEYGITTYNMHHTNQLDVGYRSIEITSAFTHLPQKEMARDTPGSPMSRPRDLGSGGGGGGGGGGGGGGGGGGGGGGGGGGGGAATATLTSGAYHAAVATTDPTTLHGHALQQKILELQQHHQLQQQILRQQYQAQERQLAEMHEQQMHQLKLWEKQKQLEEQLREKERLEALRKKDKHDHSAIASTEVKQRLQSFLVNKKQREAAAAANGAVPGTPGYRSWLQPQSETTSNTNSSHPYRMPQMLQEKFGDDFPLRKTASEPNLKVRLKQRVERNMAALRHSPLMARRKDRLLSHLKRKSLLANAGSNPESGPNSPPTVNNSQASPTAGSNTAIQEESESTSYGGPLTSSSQQGSLSDLSLFSSPSMPNISLGRPQIPSSSAQSGSKLAPVSEAEVRAAFTARLGMPLTGQMLPGTLPFYPSLTVIDGDPTYIHKQMQNLEQVSVGSRQHPVYHTAPITDTQVAHTRLQKASHRPLGSRTQSAPLPLGHPMLQSGMMAPPAHYEEYLIEKQHHDQQQAHNYLKQQIRQTVLTRVSSRGQTNQLDEAPESEESEVIDLTGKKDLSEESEISKQQRDREQFLQQQRDLMMRHTLQTNESTAYSGGRSSQSARPLSRALSSPLVHLGPQGGGGDMFARGSPHRANTGLAYDQLMLKHACVCGETVRGHPEHGGRLQSVWARLSETGLSQRCSRVRSRQATLEEIQTCHSEAHTLLFGTNPLNRQKLDMSKLPQLPIIELPCGGVGVDSDTTWNELNTAPAARMAVGCVVDLALKAAMGDIKNGFAVVRPPGHHAESNQAMGFCFFNSVAIAARLLQQKLDIRKILILDWDVHHGNGTQHMFYDDPRVLYLSIHRHDEGNFFPGTGGPTECGTGEGLGYNVNVAWSGGLNPPMGDAEYLAAFRTIVMPIAKVFDPEIVLVSAGFDAAVGHPAPLGGYKVSPACFGRMTQQLLTLAGGKVVLALEGGYDLAAICDSAQECVRALLGDEPTPIREDELTRAPCQNAIDTLQKTIAIQMSHWQCVKLFAHTVGMSAIEASQKEHDETETVSAMASLSMQQPTNLTTTPDHSREVSEEPMEQDEAK; translated from the exons AGATGGCCAGGGACACCCCGGGCTCGCCTATGTCACGCCCGCGGGATTTGGGTAGCGGAGGaggcggtggcggtggtggcggtggcggaggaggcggtggtggcggcggaggagggggaggagggggCGGGGGTGGAGGTGCTGCAACGGCCACCTTAACTTCCGGCGCCTATCATGCTGCAGTTGCTACCACCGATCCAACGACCCTGCATGGCCACGCTTTGCAACAGAAAATACTCGAG CTACAGCAGCACCATCAGCTACAGCAACAAATCCTGCGGCAGCAGTATCAAGCACAGGAACGGCAATTGGCCGAGATGCACGAACAACAAATGCATCAGCTCAAG CTTTGGGAAAAGCAGAAACAATTGGAGGAGCAAttgagagaaaaggaacgattAGAGGCACTCAGGAAGAAGGACAAGCATGACCATAGCGCCATCGCTTCGACGGAGGTCAAGCAACGTCTTCAG AGTTTCCTGGTGAATAAAAAGCAAAGGGAGGCCGCTGCTGCGGCGAACGGGGCCGTCCCTGGTACGCCTGGATATAGAAGCTG gTTGCAGCCACAGTCCGAAACAACGAGCAACACAAATTCCTCGCATCCTTATCGTATGCCACAGATGTTGCAGGAGAAGTTCGGCGATGATTTCCCACTGAGAAAGACAG CATCGGAGCCGAACCTGAAGGTGCGACTAAAACAGCGCGTGGAGAGGAATATGGCGGCCTTGCGGCACTCGCCCCTGATGGCACGAAGGAAGGATCGTCTTCTGTCGCACCTCAAGCGGAAGTCGCTACTAGCAA ATGCTGGTAGCAATCCAGAATCGGGGCCTAACTCACCACCGACTGTTAATAATTCTCAGGCGAGTCCCACCGCAGGAAGCAATACAGCGATACAAGaa GAAAGCGAAAGTACGAGTTATGGTGGTCCGCTGACGAGTAGTAGTCAACAGGGAAGTCTCTCGGATCTTTCGTTATTTAGTTCACCGTCCATGCCCAACATCTCTTTGGGAAGACCTCAAATTCCATCCAGCTCGGCT caGAGCGGATCGAAATTAGCACCAGTCTCTGAAGCTGAAGTTCGTGCTGCATTCACGGCTCGTCTTGGTATGCCATTGACCGGTCAGATGTTACCAGGCACTTTACCGTTCTATCCATCGCTAACGGTCATCGATGGAGATCCTACGTACATTCACAAACAAATGCAAAATTTGGAACAAGTGTCAGTAGGCAGCAGACAACATCCGGTATATCATACCGCACCGATTACGGATACACAAGTAGCACATACAAGACTGCAGAAGGCTAGTCACCGGCCTTTAGGTA GTAGAACTCAATCCGCGCCATTACCTCTTGGTCATCCGATGTTGCAAAGTGGGATGATGGCACCACCTGCGCATTACGAGGAATATCTGATCGAGAAACAACACCATGATCAACAACAAGCGCACAATTATTTGAAACAACAAATTCGTCAGACCGTCTTAACGCGAGTTAGTTCTCGAGGACAGACCAATCAGTTGGACGAAGCGCCAGAAAGCGAGGAGTCCGAGGTGATAGACCTTACGGGGAAAAAGGATTTATCGGAGGAAAGCGAGATTTCGAAACAACAGAGGGATCGTGAACAGTTTTTGCAACAGCAGAGAGATCTGATGATGAGACACACATTACAGACGAACGAGTCGACGGCCTATTCCGGCGGAAGGAGTTCGCAATCCGCCAGACCACTCTCAAGAGCGCTCTCTAGTCCGTTGGTACATTTAG GACCTCAGGGTGGCGGTGGTGATATGTTTGCTCGGGGCTCACCTCATCGAGCTAACACGGGATTGGCATACGATCAATTGATGCTGAAACACGCCTGTGTTTGTGGTGAAACTGTAAGGGGCCATCCCGAACACGGTGGTAGATTACAGAGTGTCTGGGCTAGGCTATCGGAGACAGGATTGTCTCAACGTTGCAGTCGAGTTCGTTCTCGTCAGGCCACGCTTGAAGAAATTCAAACGTGTCATAGCGAGGCTCACACGCTTCTATTCG GAACGAATCCTTTGAATCGTCAAAAGTTAGATATGTCAAAGCTTCCACAATTGCCGATCATTGAGTTGCCTTGCGGAGGAGTAGGCGTTGATTCCGATACAACGTGGAACGAGTTAAACACGGCACCTGCCGCTCGAATGGCCGTAGGTTGCGTCGTTGATCTCGCTTTGAAAGCAGCGATGGGTGACATCAAGAATGGCTTTGCAGTCGTTAGACCTCCGGGGCATCATGCGGAGAGCAATCAAGCGATGGGCTTCTGTTTCTTCAATTCCGTGGCGATCGCTGCTCGTCTGTTGCAACAAAAACTTGACatcagaaaaatattgatccTTGATTGG gATGTTCATCATGGAAATGGAACGCAACATATGTTCTACGACGATCCTAGAGTACTTTACCTCTCCATACACCGACACGACGAGGGTAACTTTTTCCCAGGTACGGGTGGACCAACAGAATGTGGTACAGGCGAGGGTTTAGGATATAACGTGAACGTTGCATGGTCTGGTGGATTAAATCCACCAATGGGAGACGCCGAATATTTGGCAGcctttcgaacgatcgtgaTGCCGATCGCCAAGGTTTTCGATCCTGAAATCGTTCTAGTTTCTGCGGGTTTTGATGCTGCTGTTGGTCATCCAGCACCTCTTGGTGGCTACAAGGTCAGCCCTGCGTGTTTCGGTAGGATGACACAGCAGTTGCTAACTCTCGCAGGTGGTAAGGTCGTTCTAGCTTTGGAAGGTGGCTATGACTTGGCAGCGATCTGCGATTCCGCTCAGGAGTGCGTGAGAGCTTTGCTAGGTGATGAACCAACTCCAATTCGAGAGGATGAACTCACGCGGGCTCCTTGCCAAAATGCCATTGATACATTACAAAAGACTATCGCCATTCAG ATGTCTCATTGGCAATGCGTTAAACTCTTCGCTCATACCGTCGGTATGAGCGCAATTGAGGCAAGCCAGAAGGAACACGACGAAACGGAAACAGTATCTGCGATGGCTTCGCTTTCCATGCAACAGCCAACGAATCTTAC AACTACGCCGGATCATTCCCGAGAAGTCTCTGAGGAACCGATGGAGCAAGATGAGGCAAAATGA
- the LOC122629080 gene encoding histone deacetylase 4 isoform X6, with product MALEYGITTYNMHHTNQLEDVGYRSIEITSAFTHLPQKEMARDTPGSPMSRPRDLGSGGGGGGGGGGGGGGGGGGGGGGGGGGGGAATATLTSGAYHAAVATTDPTTLHGHALQQKILEQHHQLQQQILRQQYQAQERQLAEMHEQQMHQLKLWEKQKQLEEQLREKERLEALRKKDKHDHSAIASTEVKQRLQSFLVNKKQREAAAAANGAVPGTPGYRSWLQPQSETTSNTNSSHPYRMPQMLQEKFGDDFPLRKTASEPNLKVRLKQRVERNMAALRHSPLMARRKDRLLSHLKRKSLLANAGSNPESGPNSPPTVNNSQASPTAGSNTAIQEESESTSYGGPLTSSSQQGSLSDLSLFSSPSMPNISLGRPQIPSSSAQSGSKLAPVSEAEVRAAFTARLGMPLTGQMLPGTLPFYPSLTVIDGDPTYIHKQMQNLEQVSVGSRQHPVYHTAPITDTQVAHTRLQKASHRPLGSRTQSAPLPLGHPMLQSGMMAPPAHYEEYLIEKQHHDQQQAHNYLKQQIRQTVLTRVSSRGQTNQLDEAPESEESEVIDLTGKKDLSEESEISKQQRDREQFLQQQRDLMMRHTLQTNESTAYSGGRSSQSARPLSRALSSPLVHLGPQGGGGDMFARGSPHRANTGLAYDQLMLKHACVCGETVRGHPEHGGRLQSVWARLSETGLSQRCSRVRSRQATLEEIQTCHSEAHTLLFGTNPLNRQKLDMSKLPQLPIIELPCGGVGVDSDTTWNELNTAPAARMAVGCVVDLALKAAMGDIKNGFAVVRPPGHHAESNQAMGFCFFNSVAIAARLLQQKLDIRKILILDWDVHHGNGTQHMFYDDPRVLYLSIHRHDEGNFFPGTGGPTECGTGEGLGYNVNVAWSGGLNPPMGDAEYLAAFRTIVMPIAKVFDPEIVLVSAGFDAAVGHPAPLGGYKVSPACFGRMTQQLLTLAGGKVVLALEGGYDLAAICDSAQECVRALLGDEPTPIREDELTRAPCQNAIDTLQKTIAIQMSHWQCVKLFAHTVGMSAIEASQKEHDETETVSAMASLSMQQPTNLTTTPDHSREVSEEPMEQDEAK from the exons AGATGGCCAGGGACACCCCGGGCTCGCCTATGTCACGCCCGCGGGATTTGGGTAGCGGAGGaggcggtggcggtggtggcggtggcggaggaggcggtggtggcggcggaggagggggaggagggggCGGGGGTGGAGGTGCTGCAACGGCCACCTTAACTTCCGGCGCCTATCATGCTGCAGTTGCTACCACCGATCCAACGACCCTGCATGGCCACGCTTTGCAACAGAAAATACTCGAG CAGCACCATCAGCTACAGCAACAAATCCTGCGGCAGCAGTATCAAGCACAGGAACGGCAATTGGCCGAGATGCACGAACAACAAATGCATCAGCTCAAG CTTTGGGAAAAGCAGAAACAATTGGAGGAGCAAttgagagaaaaggaacgattAGAGGCACTCAGGAAGAAGGACAAGCATGACCATAGCGCCATCGCTTCGACGGAGGTCAAGCAACGTCTTCAG AGTTTCCTGGTGAATAAAAAGCAAAGGGAGGCCGCTGCTGCGGCGAACGGGGCCGTCCCTGGTACGCCTGGATATAGAAGCTG gTTGCAGCCACAGTCCGAAACAACGAGCAACACAAATTCCTCGCATCCTTATCGTATGCCACAGATGTTGCAGGAGAAGTTCGGCGATGATTTCCCACTGAGAAAGACAG CATCGGAGCCGAACCTGAAGGTGCGACTAAAACAGCGCGTGGAGAGGAATATGGCGGCCTTGCGGCACTCGCCCCTGATGGCACGAAGGAAGGATCGTCTTCTGTCGCACCTCAAGCGGAAGTCGCTACTAGCAA ATGCTGGTAGCAATCCAGAATCGGGGCCTAACTCACCACCGACTGTTAATAATTCTCAGGCGAGTCCCACCGCAGGAAGCAATACAGCGATACAAGaa GAAAGCGAAAGTACGAGTTATGGTGGTCCGCTGACGAGTAGTAGTCAACAGGGAAGTCTCTCGGATCTTTCGTTATTTAGTTCACCGTCCATGCCCAACATCTCTTTGGGAAGACCTCAAATTCCATCCAGCTCGGCT caGAGCGGATCGAAATTAGCACCAGTCTCTGAAGCTGAAGTTCGTGCTGCATTCACGGCTCGTCTTGGTATGCCATTGACCGGTCAGATGTTACCAGGCACTTTACCGTTCTATCCATCGCTAACGGTCATCGATGGAGATCCTACGTACATTCACAAACAAATGCAAAATTTGGAACAAGTGTCAGTAGGCAGCAGACAACATCCGGTATATCATACCGCACCGATTACGGATACACAAGTAGCACATACAAGACTGCAGAAGGCTAGTCACCGGCCTTTAGGTA GTAGAACTCAATCCGCGCCATTACCTCTTGGTCATCCGATGTTGCAAAGTGGGATGATGGCACCACCTGCGCATTACGAGGAATATCTGATCGAGAAACAACACCATGATCAACAACAAGCGCACAATTATTTGAAACAACAAATTCGTCAGACCGTCTTAACGCGAGTTAGTTCTCGAGGACAGACCAATCAGTTGGACGAAGCGCCAGAAAGCGAGGAGTCCGAGGTGATAGACCTTACGGGGAAAAAGGATTTATCGGAGGAAAGCGAGATTTCGAAACAACAGAGGGATCGTGAACAGTTTTTGCAACAGCAGAGAGATCTGATGATGAGACACACATTACAGACGAACGAGTCGACGGCCTATTCCGGCGGAAGGAGTTCGCAATCCGCCAGACCACTCTCAAGAGCGCTCTCTAGTCCGTTGGTACATTTAG GACCTCAGGGTGGCGGTGGTGATATGTTTGCTCGGGGCTCACCTCATCGAGCTAACACGGGATTGGCATACGATCAATTGATGCTGAAACACGCCTGTGTTTGTGGTGAAACTGTAAGGGGCCATCCCGAACACGGTGGTAGATTACAGAGTGTCTGGGCTAGGCTATCGGAGACAGGATTGTCTCAACGTTGCAGTCGAGTTCGTTCTCGTCAGGCCACGCTTGAAGAAATTCAAACGTGTCATAGCGAGGCTCACACGCTTCTATTCG GAACGAATCCTTTGAATCGTCAAAAGTTAGATATGTCAAAGCTTCCACAATTGCCGATCATTGAGTTGCCTTGCGGAGGAGTAGGCGTTGATTCCGATACAACGTGGAACGAGTTAAACACGGCACCTGCCGCTCGAATGGCCGTAGGTTGCGTCGTTGATCTCGCTTTGAAAGCAGCGATGGGTGACATCAAGAATGGCTTTGCAGTCGTTAGACCTCCGGGGCATCATGCGGAGAGCAATCAAGCGATGGGCTTCTGTTTCTTCAATTCCGTGGCGATCGCTGCTCGTCTGTTGCAACAAAAACTTGACatcagaaaaatattgatccTTGATTGG gATGTTCATCATGGAAATGGAACGCAACATATGTTCTACGACGATCCTAGAGTACTTTACCTCTCCATACACCGACACGACGAGGGTAACTTTTTCCCAGGTACGGGTGGACCAACAGAATGTGGTACAGGCGAGGGTTTAGGATATAACGTGAACGTTGCATGGTCTGGTGGATTAAATCCACCAATGGGAGACGCCGAATATTTGGCAGcctttcgaacgatcgtgaTGCCGATCGCCAAGGTTTTCGATCCTGAAATCGTTCTAGTTTCTGCGGGTTTTGATGCTGCTGTTGGTCATCCAGCACCTCTTGGTGGCTACAAGGTCAGCCCTGCGTGTTTCGGTAGGATGACACAGCAGTTGCTAACTCTCGCAGGTGGTAAGGTCGTTCTAGCTTTGGAAGGTGGCTATGACTTGGCAGCGATCTGCGATTCCGCTCAGGAGTGCGTGAGAGCTTTGCTAGGTGATGAACCAACTCCAATTCGAGAGGATGAACTCACGCGGGCTCCTTGCCAAAATGCCATTGATACATTACAAAAGACTATCGCCATTCAG ATGTCTCATTGGCAATGCGTTAAACTCTTCGCTCATACCGTCGGTATGAGCGCAATTGAGGCAAGCCAGAAGGAACACGACGAAACGGAAACAGTATCTGCGATGGCTTCGCTTTCCATGCAACAGCCAACGAATCTTAC AACTACGCCGGATCATTCCCGAGAAGTCTCTGAGGAACCGATGGAGCAAGATGAGGCAAAATGA
- the LOC122629080 gene encoding histone deacetylase 4 isoform X1 translates to MALEYGITTYNMHHTNQLEDVGYRSIEITSAFTHLPQKEMARDTPGSPMSRPRDLGSGGGGGGGGGGGGGGGGGGGGGGGGGGGGAATATLTSGAYHAAVATTDPTTLHGHALQQKILELQQHHQLQQQILRQQYQAQERQLAEMHEQQMHQLKLWEKQKQLEEQLREKERLEALRKKDKHDHSAIASTEVKQRLQSFLVNKKQREAAAAANGAVPGTPGYRSWLQPQSETTSNTNSSHPYRMPQMLQEKFGDDFPLRKTASEPNLKVRLKQRVERNMAALRHSPLMARRKDRLLSHLKRKSLLANAGSNPESGPNSPPTVNNSQASPTAGSNTAIQEESESTSYGGPLTSSSQQGSLSDLSLFSSPSMPNISLGRPQIPSSSAQSGSKLAPVSEAEVRAAFTARLGMPLTGQMLPGTLPFYPSLTVIDGDPTYIHKQMQNLEQVSVGSRQHPVYHTAPITDTQVAHTRLQKASHRPLGSRTQSAPLPLGHPMLQSGMMAPPAHYEEYLIEKQHHDQQQAHNYLKQQIRQTVLTRVSSRGQTNQLDEAPESEESEVIDLTGKKDLSEESEISKQQRDREQFLQQQRDLMMRHTLQTNESTAYSGGRSSQSARPLSRALSSPLVHLGPQGGGGDMFARGSPHRANTGLAYDQLMLKHACVCGETVRGHPEHGGRLQSVWARLSETGLSQRCSRVRSRQATLEEIQTCHSEAHTLLFGTNPLNRQKLDMSKLPQLPIIELPCGGVGVDSDTTWNELNTAPAARMAVGCVVDLALKAAMGDIKNGFAVVRPPGHHAESNQAMGFCFFNSVAIAARLLQQKLDIRKILILDWDVHHGNGTQHMFYDDPRVLYLSIHRHDEGNFFPGTGGPTECGTGEGLGYNVNVAWSGGLNPPMGDAEYLAAFRTIVMPIAKVFDPEIVLVSAGFDAAVGHPAPLGGYKVSPACFGRMTQQLLTLAGGKVVLALEGGYDLAAICDSAQECVRALLGDEPTPIREDELTRAPCQNAIDTLQKTIAIQMSHWQCVKLFAHTVGMSAIEASQKEHDETETVSAMASLSMQQPTNLTTTPDHSREVSEEPMEQDEAK, encoded by the exons AGATGGCCAGGGACACCCCGGGCTCGCCTATGTCACGCCCGCGGGATTTGGGTAGCGGAGGaggcggtggcggtggtggcggtggcggaggaggcggtggtggcggcggaggagggggaggagggggCGGGGGTGGAGGTGCTGCAACGGCCACCTTAACTTCCGGCGCCTATCATGCTGCAGTTGCTACCACCGATCCAACGACCCTGCATGGCCACGCTTTGCAACAGAAAATACTCGAG CTACAGCAGCACCATCAGCTACAGCAACAAATCCTGCGGCAGCAGTATCAAGCACAGGAACGGCAATTGGCCGAGATGCACGAACAACAAATGCATCAGCTCAAG CTTTGGGAAAAGCAGAAACAATTGGAGGAGCAAttgagagaaaaggaacgattAGAGGCACTCAGGAAGAAGGACAAGCATGACCATAGCGCCATCGCTTCGACGGAGGTCAAGCAACGTCTTCAG AGTTTCCTGGTGAATAAAAAGCAAAGGGAGGCCGCTGCTGCGGCGAACGGGGCCGTCCCTGGTACGCCTGGATATAGAAGCTG gTTGCAGCCACAGTCCGAAACAACGAGCAACACAAATTCCTCGCATCCTTATCGTATGCCACAGATGTTGCAGGAGAAGTTCGGCGATGATTTCCCACTGAGAAAGACAG CATCGGAGCCGAACCTGAAGGTGCGACTAAAACAGCGCGTGGAGAGGAATATGGCGGCCTTGCGGCACTCGCCCCTGATGGCACGAAGGAAGGATCGTCTTCTGTCGCACCTCAAGCGGAAGTCGCTACTAGCAA ATGCTGGTAGCAATCCAGAATCGGGGCCTAACTCACCACCGACTGTTAATAATTCTCAGGCGAGTCCCACCGCAGGAAGCAATACAGCGATACAAGaa GAAAGCGAAAGTACGAGTTATGGTGGTCCGCTGACGAGTAGTAGTCAACAGGGAAGTCTCTCGGATCTTTCGTTATTTAGTTCACCGTCCATGCCCAACATCTCTTTGGGAAGACCTCAAATTCCATCCAGCTCGGCT caGAGCGGATCGAAATTAGCACCAGTCTCTGAAGCTGAAGTTCGTGCTGCATTCACGGCTCGTCTTGGTATGCCATTGACCGGTCAGATGTTACCAGGCACTTTACCGTTCTATCCATCGCTAACGGTCATCGATGGAGATCCTACGTACATTCACAAACAAATGCAAAATTTGGAACAAGTGTCAGTAGGCAGCAGACAACATCCGGTATATCATACCGCACCGATTACGGATACACAAGTAGCACATACAAGACTGCAGAAGGCTAGTCACCGGCCTTTAGGTA GTAGAACTCAATCCGCGCCATTACCTCTTGGTCATCCGATGTTGCAAAGTGGGATGATGGCACCACCTGCGCATTACGAGGAATATCTGATCGAGAAACAACACCATGATCAACAACAAGCGCACAATTATTTGAAACAACAAATTCGTCAGACCGTCTTAACGCGAGTTAGTTCTCGAGGACAGACCAATCAGTTGGACGAAGCGCCAGAAAGCGAGGAGTCCGAGGTGATAGACCTTACGGGGAAAAAGGATTTATCGGAGGAAAGCGAGATTTCGAAACAACAGAGGGATCGTGAACAGTTTTTGCAACAGCAGAGAGATCTGATGATGAGACACACATTACAGACGAACGAGTCGACGGCCTATTCCGGCGGAAGGAGTTCGCAATCCGCCAGACCACTCTCAAGAGCGCTCTCTAGTCCGTTGGTACATTTAG GACCTCAGGGTGGCGGTGGTGATATGTTTGCTCGGGGCTCACCTCATCGAGCTAACACGGGATTGGCATACGATCAATTGATGCTGAAACACGCCTGTGTTTGTGGTGAAACTGTAAGGGGCCATCCCGAACACGGTGGTAGATTACAGAGTGTCTGGGCTAGGCTATCGGAGACAGGATTGTCTCAACGTTGCAGTCGAGTTCGTTCTCGTCAGGCCACGCTTGAAGAAATTCAAACGTGTCATAGCGAGGCTCACACGCTTCTATTCG GAACGAATCCTTTGAATCGTCAAAAGTTAGATATGTCAAAGCTTCCACAATTGCCGATCATTGAGTTGCCTTGCGGAGGAGTAGGCGTTGATTCCGATACAACGTGGAACGAGTTAAACACGGCACCTGCCGCTCGAATGGCCGTAGGTTGCGTCGTTGATCTCGCTTTGAAAGCAGCGATGGGTGACATCAAGAATGGCTTTGCAGTCGTTAGACCTCCGGGGCATCATGCGGAGAGCAATCAAGCGATGGGCTTCTGTTTCTTCAATTCCGTGGCGATCGCTGCTCGTCTGTTGCAACAAAAACTTGACatcagaaaaatattgatccTTGATTGG gATGTTCATCATGGAAATGGAACGCAACATATGTTCTACGACGATCCTAGAGTACTTTACCTCTCCATACACCGACACGACGAGGGTAACTTTTTCCCAGGTACGGGTGGACCAACAGAATGTGGTACAGGCGAGGGTTTAGGATATAACGTGAACGTTGCATGGTCTGGTGGATTAAATCCACCAATGGGAGACGCCGAATATTTGGCAGcctttcgaacgatcgtgaTGCCGATCGCCAAGGTTTTCGATCCTGAAATCGTTCTAGTTTCTGCGGGTTTTGATGCTGCTGTTGGTCATCCAGCACCTCTTGGTGGCTACAAGGTCAGCCCTGCGTGTTTCGGTAGGATGACACAGCAGTTGCTAACTCTCGCAGGTGGTAAGGTCGTTCTAGCTTTGGAAGGTGGCTATGACTTGGCAGCGATCTGCGATTCCGCTCAGGAGTGCGTGAGAGCTTTGCTAGGTGATGAACCAACTCCAATTCGAGAGGATGAACTCACGCGGGCTCCTTGCCAAAATGCCATTGATACATTACAAAAGACTATCGCCATTCAG ATGTCTCATTGGCAATGCGTTAAACTCTTCGCTCATACCGTCGGTATGAGCGCAATTGAGGCAAGCCAGAAGGAACACGACGAAACGGAAACAGTATCTGCGATGGCTTCGCTTTCCATGCAACAGCCAACGAATCTTAC AACTACGCCGGATCATTCCCGAGAAGTCTCTGAGGAACCGATGGAGCAAGATGAGGCAAAATGA